A single window of Rana temporaria chromosome 1, aRanTem1.1, whole genome shotgun sequence DNA harbors:
- the TMEM128 gene encoding transmembrane protein 128 isoform X1 translates to MAASLEGKELENVRRRFAESFRWEVGVTEAGVTEADDDENEKKKQKPLPRINIHSVFWILAAVAVTHYVDFLPAVHLNLQEGCTWLLVGAVSLVVSMSVALYCIVYLEWYRGICDYDAKYPGLVPVAILTFLVAAVCVNVSLWPVWSYFTPLILFTQFMGFVMLVSLLG, encoded by the exons ATGGCGGCCTCGTTGGAGGGAAAGGAATTAGAGAATGTGCGGCGTCGGTTTGCCGAGTCCTTCCGGTGGGAGGTCGGGGTGACAGAAGCCGGTGTGACAGAGGCCG ATGATGacgaaaatgaaaagaaaaaacaaaaacctctTCCAAGAATAAACATCCATTCCGTGTTTTGGATATTGGCGGCAGTTGCTGTAACGCACTATGTTGACTTCCTGCCGGCTGTCCATCTGAACTTACAAGAAGGCTG TACATGGCTTCTTGTGGGCGCAGTGTCTCTGGTTGTCAGTATGTCCGTTGCTCTttattgcatcgtttatttgGAATGGTATCGTGGGATTTGTGATTATGACGCCAAGTATCCGGGGCTTGTACCGGTTGCAATTCTTACATTCCTAGTAGCTGCAGTATG TGTCAATGTTTCCTTATGGCCGGTGTGGTCATATTTTACCCCACTGATACTGTTTACACAGTTTATGGGTTTTGTCATGCTGGTCTCACTGCTTGGATGA
- the TMEM128 gene encoding transmembrane protein 128 isoform X2 → MAASLEGKELENVRRRFAESFRWEVGVTEADDDENEKKKQKPLPRINIHSVFWILAAVAVTHYVDFLPAVHLNLQEGCTWLLVGAVSLVVSMSVALYCIVYLEWYRGICDYDAKYPGLVPVAILTFLVAAVCVNVSLWPVWSYFTPLILFTQFMGFVMLVSLLG, encoded by the exons ATGGCGGCCTCGTTGGAGGGAAAGGAATTAGAGAATGTGCGGCGTCGGTTTGCCGAGTCCTTCCGGTGGGAGGTCGGGGTGACAGAAGCCG ATGATGacgaaaatgaaaagaaaaaacaaaaacctctTCCAAGAATAAACATCCATTCCGTGTTTTGGATATTGGCGGCAGTTGCTGTAACGCACTATGTTGACTTCCTGCCGGCTGTCCATCTGAACTTACAAGAAGGCTG TACATGGCTTCTTGTGGGCGCAGTGTCTCTGGTTGTCAGTATGTCCGTTGCTCTttattgcatcgtttatttgGAATGGTATCGTGGGATTTGTGATTATGACGCCAAGTATCCGGGGCTTGTACCGGTTGCAATTCTTACATTCCTAGTAGCTGCAGTATG TGTCAATGTTTCCTTATGGCCGGTGTGGTCATATTTTACCCCACTGATACTGTTTACACAGTTTATGGGTTTTGTCATGCTGGTCTCACTGCTTGGATGA